In a single window of the uncultured Dysgonomonas sp. genome:
- a CDS encoding GNAT family N-acetyltransferase codes for MTETNKQDMIILQPVRDEDIPMIKKWLHKEYILKWYHEPDEWIREIEERNGEFAFLNHYIVYQGNTPFAFCQYYDCYDAQEEWYVVDAPQKTFSIDYLIGESHYLGKGYGKAIVNALINKIKSHEGAQEIVVEPEKENIQSCKTLLSCGFIFNDDKQYYSINL; via the coding sequence ATGACCGAAACAAACAAACAAGATATGATCATTCTACAACCTGTGAGGGATGAAGATATACCTATGATAAAGAAATGGCTCCATAAAGAATATATATTAAAATGGTATCATGAGCCAGATGAATGGATCAGAGAAATAGAAGAAAGAAATGGTGAATTTGCCTTTCTCAATCATTACATTGTATATCAAGGGAACACTCCATTCGCATTCTGTCAGTATTATGATTGTTACGATGCTCAGGAAGAATGGTATGTTGTGGATGCTCCCCAAAAGACCTTTAGTATAGATTACCTCATAGGAGAAAGCCACTATCTGGGCAAGGGATACGGTAAGGCAATTGTTAATGCTCTGATAAATAAAATCAAAAGTCATGAGGGAGCACAGGAAATAGTGGTGGAACCTGAAAAAGAAAACATCCAGTCGTGTAAAACCTTATTATCGTGCGGTTTTATTTTTAATGACGACAAACAATACTATTCAATTAATTTATAA
- a CDS encoding GyrI-like domain-containing protein, with product MKKLVKILLALVIGIVILLSAVYAYYGGFRTINFEVKEVGGEVFVYENVTGDYSQSPVVMDSIYYTLLNDYKIETTKGAGMYYDNPQQVEKSKLRSEIGCILDTPLDSMQMAVLSSRFKVKVLSKGDYIMGEFPNKGMISTIVGIMKVYPAMTKYIETTDYKADGPVMEIYDVPAKVIIYRQSVSK from the coding sequence ATGAAAAAGCTCGTCAAGATCTTGCTAGCTCTCGTAATCGGAATAGTCATCCTCCTGAGTGCTGTGTATGCTTATTATGGTGGTTTCAGAACTATAAACTTTGAAGTAAAAGAGGTAGGTGGAGAAGTATTCGTCTATGAAAATGTTACAGGAGATTACAGTCAAAGCCCGGTGGTAATGGACAGTATTTATTATACGTTGCTCAACGATTATAAAATAGAAACAACAAAGGGGGCAGGCATGTATTATGACAATCCTCAACAAGTGGAAAAGAGCAAACTGCGCTCGGAGATAGGTTGTATACTTGATACCCCTCTTGACAGTATGCAGATGGCGGTCCTCTCAAGCAGATTCAAAGTTAAAGTGTTATCTAAAGGCGACTATATTATGGGAGAATTTCCCAATAAGGGGATGATATCAACAATAGTAGGAATAATGAAAGTATATCCGGCGATGACCAAATATATAGAAACTACCGATTATAAAGCAGACGGACCTGTGATGGAAATATATGATGTACCGGCTAAAGTAATTATATACAGGCAATCCGTATCGAAATAG